The following proteins are encoded in a genomic region of Hirundo rustica isolate bHirRus1 chromosome 3, bHirRus1.pri.v3, whole genome shotgun sequence:
- the TBP gene encoding TATA-box-binding protein produces MDQNNSLPPYAQGLASPQGAMTPGIPIFSPMMPYGTGLTPQPVQSTNSLSILEEQQRQQQQQQAAQQSTSQQATQGTSGQTPQLFHSQTLTTAPLPGTTPLYPSPMTPMTPITPATPASESSGIVPQLQNIVSTVNLGCKLDLKTIALRARNAEYNPKRFAAVIMRIREPRTTALIFSSGKMVCTGAKSEEQSRLAARKYARVVQKLGFPAKFLDFKIQNMVGSCDVKFPIRLEGLVLTHQQFSSYEPELFPGLIYRMIKPRIVLLIFVSGKVVLTGAKVRAEIYEAFENIYPILKGFRKTT; encoded by the exons ATGGATCAGAACAACAGTTTGCCACCCTATGCTCAAGGCTTAGCCTCCCCTCAG gGTGCAATGACTCCAGGAATTCCAATATTCAGCCCAATGATGCCATATGGCACAGGACTGACGCCACAGCCTGTCCAGAGCACCAACAGTCTGTCCAtactggaggagcagcagcggcagcagcagcagcagcaagcagcacaGCAATCCACGTCACAGCAAGCGACACAGGGAACATCTGGTCAAACCCCCCAGCTCTTCCATTCACAGACTCTTACCACAGCCCCTTTACCAGGAACCACCCCTCTGTACCCCTCTCCAATGACTCCAATGACTCCCATAACTCCTGCTACACCGGCATCAGAGAGCTCTGGCATAGTGCCACAACTACA GAATATTGTGTCCACAGTGAATCTTGGTTGCAAACTTGACCTAAAAACTATTGCACTTCGTGCCCGAAATGCTGAATATAATCCCAAG CGTTTTGCTGCTGTTATTATGAGAATAAGAGAACCACGTACTACTGCACTGATATTCAGCTCTGGAAAAATGGTGTGCACAGGAGCAAAAAG TGAGGAGCAATCTAGATTGGCAGCAAGGAAGTACGCAAGAGTTGTTCAGAAACTGGGTTTTCCTGCAAaatttttggattttaaaattcagaatatgGTGGGCAGCTGTGATGTGAAATTTCCCATCAGACTGGAAGGATTGGTACTCACACACCAGCAGTTCAGCAG CTACGAGCCAGAGTTGTTTCCTGGCTTAATCTACAGAATGATTAAGCCAAGAATTGTTctgcttatttttgtttctggaaaAGTGGTTTTAACTG gTGCTAAAGTACGAGCAGAAATCTATGAAGCATTTGAAAACATCTATCCTATTTTAAAGGGATTCAGAAAGACAACGTAA
- the GNPAT gene encoding dihydroxyacetone phosphate acyltransferase isoform X2 → MATAAAARGRARRGAPMYSKELTSKKRDEFEDILEERRLSSDLRYAMKCYSPVIYKGLSPCKPNAIKSAVLQSEQVQYVIKQLAKEMGESPDIIQEEATEILDEMGHRMQLGAVRFFAFALSKIFKQLFQRVCVNEEGMQKLQHAIQEHPVVLLPSHRSYIDFLMLSYLLYTYDLALPVIAAGIDFLGMKIVGELLRRAGAFFMRRSFGGNRLYWAVFAEYVKTMLRSGYAPIEFFLEGTRSRTAKTLTPKFGLLSIVMEPFFKREVFDTYLVPISISYERILEESLYAYELLGVPKPKESTSGLLKARRILSDNFGTIHIYVGQPVSLRTLASGRINRCPYNLVPRHLPQKPSEDIQEFVSDVAYKMELLQIENMVLSPWVLVAAVLLQNLPAMEFELLIEKTLWLKGLTQTFGGFIEWPDNLCAKKAVLSGLTLHSNIARLVDGHVVLHDKGVEDGAVGEIVFRHALAVLMCATYRNQLLNVFVRPGLVAVALQMAPSFRKEEVYSCFSFLRDVFSDEFIFFPGISLKDFEEGCFLLTKCDAIQTSQQEIYPTDKGSGTVSFLSAMFRPFVEGYQLIFRYLSKEMKEAFTEKQFIPGVRNFVFQLLEKGSTQCYEALSSDMQKNALSALVQLGAVKKKKMPNGFTYNVNQEAVSKILDMFDARIPVQKPVAARL, encoded by the exons ATGGCgacagcggcggcggcgcgcgggcgggcgcggcgAGGGGCGCCCATGTACTCG AAAGAGCTCACATCAAAGAAAAGAGATGAGTTTGAGGATATCTTGGAGGAGAGACGGTTGTCCAGTGACTTGAGATACGCGATGAAATGTTACAGCCCGGTGATCTACAAGGGCCTTTCACCGTGCAAGCCAAACGCTATCAAAAGTGCTGTTCTCCAGTCAGAGCAAGTTCAGTATGTCATCAAGCAG ttAGCAAAAGAAATGGGAGAATCACCTGATATTATTCAAGAAGAAGCCACGGAAATCCTGGATGAGATGGGCCACCGTATGCAACTAGGAGCCGTCAGATTTTTTGCCTTCGCTctgagcaaaatatttaaacagcttTTCCAGAGGGTTTGTGTGAATGAAGAAGGAATGCAGAAA TTGCAACACGCCATTCAGGAGCATCCCgtggtgctgctgcccagccacCGAAGCTACATAGACTTTTTGATGCTGTCTTATTTGCTGTACACATATGACTTGGCCTTGCCTGTCATTGCTGCAGGAATAG ATTTCCTAGGAATGAAAATAGTTGGTGAGCTACTACGAAGGGCAGGTGCCTTTTTCATGCGACGTTCCTTCGGTGGGAACAGACTCTACTGGGCAGTGTTTGCTGAATATGTGAAAACAATGTTAAGG AGTGGCTATGCCCCAATTGAATTTTTCCTTGAGGGGACTAGAAGCCGCACTGCTAAGACTCTGACTCCGAAATTTG GTCTTCTCAGCATTGTGATGGAACCCTTTTTCAAACGTGAAGTCTTTGACACATACCTTGTTCCCATCAGTATCAGCTATGAGAGGATATTAGAAGAATCTCTCTATGCCTATGAACTCCTAGGAGTCCCAAAGCCCAAAGAATCTACATCT GGGTTGTTAAAAGCCAGGAGAATCCTCAGTGACAATTTTGGTACCATACATATCTACGTTGGCCAGCCAGTATCCCTTAGAACCTTGGCATCTGGGAGGATCAATCGGTGCCCGTACAATTTGGTTCCCAG gcatctTCCCCAAAAGCCATCTGAGGATATCCAAGAATTTGTCAGTGATGTAGCATATAAAATGGAGCTCCTGCAAATAGAAAACATGGTTTTGAGCCCATGGGTGCTagttgctgctgttctgctccAGAATTTGCCAGCCATGGAATTTGAACTTCTAATAGAAAAGACTCTATGGCTTAAAGGCTTAACACAGACTTTTGGAGGATTCATTGAATGGCCTG ATAACCTGTGTGCCAAAAAAGCGGTCCTGTCTGGCCTCACCCTGCATTCCAACATCGCTCGCCTTGTCGATGGCCACGTGGTCCTGCATGACAAGGGAGTGGAAGATGGAGCCGTAGGGGAAATCGTCTTCAGGCACGCGCTGGCCGTGCTGATGTGCGCCACGTACAGGAACCAGCTGCTGAACGTCTTCGTGCGCCCGGGCCTGGTGGCAGTCGCCTTGCAGATGGCACCCAGCTTCAGAAAAG aggaagtCTATAGCTGCTTTAGCTTCTTGAGAGATGTTTTTTCTGATGAGTTCATCTTCTTTCCTGGCATTTCATTGAAG GATTTTGAGGAAGGATGTTTTCTACTCACAAAATGTGATGCCATTCAAACAAGTCAACAGGAGATTTACCCTACTGACAAAGGAAGTGGTACAGTGTCTTTCTTGTCTGCTATGTTCAGACCTTTTGTGGAAGGTTATCAG TTAATTTTCAGATACCTctcaaaggaaatgaaagaagcaTTTACTGAGAAGCAGTTTATACCTGGAGTCCGcaactttgtttttcagcttcttGAAAAGG GGAGTACACAATGTTATGAAGCACTGTCTTCTGACATGCAGAAAAATGCCTTATCAGCTCTTGTGCAACTGGGTGcagtgaagaagaagaaaat GCCCAATGGATTCACTTACAACGTAAATCAAGAGGCTGTTAGTAAAATCCTGGACATGTTTG aTGCTCGGATACCTGTACAGAAGCCTGTGGCTGCACGACTCTAA
- the GNPAT gene encoding dihydroxyacetone phosphate acyltransferase isoform X1 yields the protein MAPPMARCPRPPPPHRARQPGRGGAGPWAPREAAPGGRAARRGRAGERGAGRRGGARRTMATAAAARGRARRGAPMYSQKELTSKKRDEFEDILEERRLSSDLRYAMKCYSPVIYKGLSPCKPNAIKSAVLQSEQVQYVIKQLAKEMGESPDIIQEEATEILDEMGHRMQLGAVRFFAFALSKIFKQLFQRVCVNEEGMQKLQHAIQEHPVVLLPSHRSYIDFLMLSYLLYTYDLALPVIAAGIDFLGMKIVGELLRRAGAFFMRRSFGGNRLYWAVFAEYVKTMLRSGYAPIEFFLEGTRSRTAKTLTPKFGLLSIVMEPFFKREVFDTYLVPISISYERILEESLYAYELLGVPKPKESTSGLLKARRILSDNFGTIHIYVGQPVSLRTLASGRINRCPYNLVPRHLPQKPSEDIQEFVSDVAYKMELLQIENMVLSPWVLVAAVLLQNLPAMEFELLIEKTLWLKGLTQTFGGFIEWPDNLCAKKAVLSGLTLHSNIARLVDGHVVLHDKGVEDGAVGEIVFRHALAVLMCATYRNQLLNVFVRPGLVAVALQMAPSFRKEEVYSCFSFLRDVFSDEFIFFPGISLKDFEEGCFLLTKCDAIQTSQQEIYPTDKGSGTVSFLSAMFRPFVEGYQLIFRYLSKEMKEAFTEKQFIPGVRNFVFQLLEKGSTQCYEALSSDMQKNALSALVQLGAVKKKKMPNGFTYNVNQEAVSKILDMFDARIPVQKPVAARL from the exons ATGGCGCCGCCCATGGCGCGGTGCCCCCGCCCTCCGCCGCCGCACCGCGCCAGgcagccgggccggggcggcgcggggccaTGGGCGCCGCGGGAGGCGGCGCCGGGCGGCAGGGCAGCGCGGCGGGGTAGGGCGGGCGAGCGAGGCGCGGGACGGCGCGGCGGAGCTCGCAGGACCATGGCgacagcggcggcggcgcgcgggcgggcgcggcgAGGGGCGCCCATGTACTCG CAGAAAGAGCTCACATCAAAGAAAAGAGATGAGTTTGAGGATATCTTGGAGGAGAGACGGTTGTCCAGTGACTTGAGATACGCGATGAAATGTTACAGCCCGGTGATCTACAAGGGCCTTTCACCGTGCAAGCCAAACGCTATCAAAAGTGCTGTTCTCCAGTCAGAGCAAGTTCAGTATGTCATCAAGCAG ttAGCAAAAGAAATGGGAGAATCACCTGATATTATTCAAGAAGAAGCCACGGAAATCCTGGATGAGATGGGCCACCGTATGCAACTAGGAGCCGTCAGATTTTTTGCCTTCGCTctgagcaaaatatttaaacagcttTTCCAGAGGGTTTGTGTGAATGAAGAAGGAATGCAGAAA TTGCAACACGCCATTCAGGAGCATCCCgtggtgctgctgcccagccacCGAAGCTACATAGACTTTTTGATGCTGTCTTATTTGCTGTACACATATGACTTGGCCTTGCCTGTCATTGCTGCAGGAATAG ATTTCCTAGGAATGAAAATAGTTGGTGAGCTACTACGAAGGGCAGGTGCCTTTTTCATGCGACGTTCCTTCGGTGGGAACAGACTCTACTGGGCAGTGTTTGCTGAATATGTGAAAACAATGTTAAGG AGTGGCTATGCCCCAATTGAATTTTTCCTTGAGGGGACTAGAAGCCGCACTGCTAAGACTCTGACTCCGAAATTTG GTCTTCTCAGCATTGTGATGGAACCCTTTTTCAAACGTGAAGTCTTTGACACATACCTTGTTCCCATCAGTATCAGCTATGAGAGGATATTAGAAGAATCTCTCTATGCCTATGAACTCCTAGGAGTCCCAAAGCCCAAAGAATCTACATCT GGGTTGTTAAAAGCCAGGAGAATCCTCAGTGACAATTTTGGTACCATACATATCTACGTTGGCCAGCCAGTATCCCTTAGAACCTTGGCATCTGGGAGGATCAATCGGTGCCCGTACAATTTGGTTCCCAG gcatctTCCCCAAAAGCCATCTGAGGATATCCAAGAATTTGTCAGTGATGTAGCATATAAAATGGAGCTCCTGCAAATAGAAAACATGGTTTTGAGCCCATGGGTGCTagttgctgctgttctgctccAGAATTTGCCAGCCATGGAATTTGAACTTCTAATAGAAAAGACTCTATGGCTTAAAGGCTTAACACAGACTTTTGGAGGATTCATTGAATGGCCTG ATAACCTGTGTGCCAAAAAAGCGGTCCTGTCTGGCCTCACCCTGCATTCCAACATCGCTCGCCTTGTCGATGGCCACGTGGTCCTGCATGACAAGGGAGTGGAAGATGGAGCCGTAGGGGAAATCGTCTTCAGGCACGCGCTGGCCGTGCTGATGTGCGCCACGTACAGGAACCAGCTGCTGAACGTCTTCGTGCGCCCGGGCCTGGTGGCAGTCGCCTTGCAGATGGCACCCAGCTTCAGAAAAG aggaagtCTATAGCTGCTTTAGCTTCTTGAGAGATGTTTTTTCTGATGAGTTCATCTTCTTTCCTGGCATTTCATTGAAG GATTTTGAGGAAGGATGTTTTCTACTCACAAAATGTGATGCCATTCAAACAAGTCAACAGGAGATTTACCCTACTGACAAAGGAAGTGGTACAGTGTCTTTCTTGTCTGCTATGTTCAGACCTTTTGTGGAAGGTTATCAG TTAATTTTCAGATACCTctcaaaggaaatgaaagaagcaTTTACTGAGAAGCAGTTTATACCTGGAGTCCGcaactttgtttttcagcttcttGAAAAGG GGAGTACACAATGTTATGAAGCACTGTCTTCTGACATGCAGAAAAATGCCTTATCAGCTCTTGTGCAACTGGGTGcagtgaagaagaagaaaat GCCCAATGGATTCACTTACAACGTAAATCAAGAGGCTGTTAGTAAAATCCTGGACATGTTTG aTGCTCGGATACCTGTACAGAAGCCTGTGGCTGCACGACTCTAA
- the GNPAT gene encoding dihydroxyacetone phosphate acyltransferase isoform X3, translating to MKCYSPVIYKGLSPCKPNAIKSAVLQSEQVQYVIKQLAKEMGESPDIIQEEATEILDEMGHRMQLGAVRFFAFALSKIFKQLFQRVCVNEEGMQKLQHAIQEHPVVLLPSHRSYIDFLMLSYLLYTYDLALPVIAAGIDFLGMKIVGELLRRAGAFFMRRSFGGNRLYWAVFAEYVKTMLRSGYAPIEFFLEGTRSRTAKTLTPKFGLLSIVMEPFFKREVFDTYLVPISISYERILEESLYAYELLGVPKPKESTSGLLKARRILSDNFGTIHIYVGQPVSLRTLASGRINRCPYNLVPRHLPQKPSEDIQEFVSDVAYKMELLQIENMVLSPWVLVAAVLLQNLPAMEFELLIEKTLWLKGLTQTFGGFIEWPDNLCAKKAVLSGLTLHSNIARLVDGHVVLHDKGVEDGAVGEIVFRHALAVLMCATYRNQLLNVFVRPGLVAVALQMAPSFRKEEVYSCFSFLRDVFSDEFIFFPGISLKDFEEGCFLLTKCDAIQTSQQEIYPTDKGSGTVSFLSAMFRPFVEGYQLIFRYLSKEMKEAFTEKQFIPGVRNFVFQLLEKGSTQCYEALSSDMQKNALSALVQLGAVKKKKMPNGFTYNVNQEAVSKILDMFDARIPVQKPVAARL from the exons ATGAAATGTTACAGCCCGGTGATCTACAAGGGCCTTTCACCGTGCAAGCCAAACGCTATCAAAAGTGCTGTTCTCCAGTCAGAGCAAGTTCAGTATGTCATCAAGCAG ttAGCAAAAGAAATGGGAGAATCACCTGATATTATTCAAGAAGAAGCCACGGAAATCCTGGATGAGATGGGCCACCGTATGCAACTAGGAGCCGTCAGATTTTTTGCCTTCGCTctgagcaaaatatttaaacagcttTTCCAGAGGGTTTGTGTGAATGAAGAAGGAATGCAGAAA TTGCAACACGCCATTCAGGAGCATCCCgtggtgctgctgcccagccacCGAAGCTACATAGACTTTTTGATGCTGTCTTATTTGCTGTACACATATGACTTGGCCTTGCCTGTCATTGCTGCAGGAATAG ATTTCCTAGGAATGAAAATAGTTGGTGAGCTACTACGAAGGGCAGGTGCCTTTTTCATGCGACGTTCCTTCGGTGGGAACAGACTCTACTGGGCAGTGTTTGCTGAATATGTGAAAACAATGTTAAGG AGTGGCTATGCCCCAATTGAATTTTTCCTTGAGGGGACTAGAAGCCGCACTGCTAAGACTCTGACTCCGAAATTTG GTCTTCTCAGCATTGTGATGGAACCCTTTTTCAAACGTGAAGTCTTTGACACATACCTTGTTCCCATCAGTATCAGCTATGAGAGGATATTAGAAGAATCTCTCTATGCCTATGAACTCCTAGGAGTCCCAAAGCCCAAAGAATCTACATCT GGGTTGTTAAAAGCCAGGAGAATCCTCAGTGACAATTTTGGTACCATACATATCTACGTTGGCCAGCCAGTATCCCTTAGAACCTTGGCATCTGGGAGGATCAATCGGTGCCCGTACAATTTGGTTCCCAG gcatctTCCCCAAAAGCCATCTGAGGATATCCAAGAATTTGTCAGTGATGTAGCATATAAAATGGAGCTCCTGCAAATAGAAAACATGGTTTTGAGCCCATGGGTGCTagttgctgctgttctgctccAGAATTTGCCAGCCATGGAATTTGAACTTCTAATAGAAAAGACTCTATGGCTTAAAGGCTTAACACAGACTTTTGGAGGATTCATTGAATGGCCTG ATAACCTGTGTGCCAAAAAAGCGGTCCTGTCTGGCCTCACCCTGCATTCCAACATCGCTCGCCTTGTCGATGGCCACGTGGTCCTGCATGACAAGGGAGTGGAAGATGGAGCCGTAGGGGAAATCGTCTTCAGGCACGCGCTGGCCGTGCTGATGTGCGCCACGTACAGGAACCAGCTGCTGAACGTCTTCGTGCGCCCGGGCCTGGTGGCAGTCGCCTTGCAGATGGCACCCAGCTTCAGAAAAG aggaagtCTATAGCTGCTTTAGCTTCTTGAGAGATGTTTTTTCTGATGAGTTCATCTTCTTTCCTGGCATTTCATTGAAG GATTTTGAGGAAGGATGTTTTCTACTCACAAAATGTGATGCCATTCAAACAAGTCAACAGGAGATTTACCCTACTGACAAAGGAAGTGGTACAGTGTCTTTCTTGTCTGCTATGTTCAGACCTTTTGTGGAAGGTTATCAG TTAATTTTCAGATACCTctcaaaggaaatgaaagaagcaTTTACTGAGAAGCAGTTTATACCTGGAGTCCGcaactttgtttttcagcttcttGAAAAGG GGAGTACACAATGTTATGAAGCACTGTCTTCTGACATGCAGAAAAATGCCTTATCAGCTCTTGTGCAACTGGGTGcagtgaagaagaagaaaat GCCCAATGGATTCACTTACAACGTAAATCAAGAGGCTGTTAGTAAAATCCTGGACATGTTTG aTGCTCGGATACCTGTACAGAAGCCTGTGGCTGCACGACTCTAA
- the PDCD2 gene encoding LOW QUALITY PROTEIN: programmed cell death protein 2 (The sequence of the model RefSeq protein was modified relative to this genomic sequence to represent the inferred CDS: deleted 1 base in 1 codon) codes for MAPGVELGFAAAAEGPGGAWRLRSAHFPSKVGGRPAWLGEAGLPGPAALRCGRCQRPCAFLLQLYAPLPGRPDAFHRTLFVFACRSPACYRLAGPGGPFRAFRNQLPRRNDTYPEEPPPEEPPPGRPPPPPRRLGSGAALCRVCGCLGPRCCGRCRRAAYCGPEHQALDWRRGHRRSCGQHAAGDDSADAIPEHNEFLFPEYEILIEPEEPEFPADSTDDEQGAEDTSKDTKEQEELGAAGIADEAFQSLDEETLEAMAKHETEEEKIFRMFKKQVAAEPEQIIRYCRGGEGPLWVSGENRPEEKDIPNCVCGAKRIFEFQIMPQLLNHLQVDSLGESIDWGTLVVYTCADSCGGGNEYLEEFIWKQDYSMGCTL; via the exons ATGGCTCCCGGCGTGGAGCTGGGTttcgcggcggcggcggagggccCGGGCGGCGCGTGGCGGCTGCGCAGCGCCCACTTCCCCAGCAAGGTCGGGGGGCGGCCGGCGTGGCTGGGCGAGGCCGGGCTGCCGGGCCCCGCCGCTCTGCGCTGCGGCCGCTGCCAGCGGCCCTGCgccttcctgctccagctgtACGCGCCGCTGCCCGGCCGCCCCGACGCCTTCCACCGCACCCTGTTCGTGTTCGCCTGCCGCAGCCCCGCCTGCTACCGCCTGGCGGGCCCGGGCGGGCCTTTCCGCG CGTTCCGGAACCAGCTGCCGCGGCGGAACGACACGTACCCCGAGGAGCCGCCCCCCGAGGAGCcgcccccgggc cggccccccccgcccccgcggcGGCTGGGCAGCGGCGCCGCGCTCTGCCGCGTCTGCGGCTGCCTCGGGCCGCGCTGCtgcgggcgctgccgccgcgccGCCTACTGCGGGCCCGAGCACCAGGCGCTGGACTGGCGGCGCGGGCACCGCCGCTCCTGCGGGCAGCACGCCGCCGGAG ATGACTCGGCAGATGCAATTCCAGAGCATAACGAATTCCTTTTTCCAGAATATGAAATTCTGATAGAACCTGAGGAACCAGAATTTCCTGCTGACAGCACTGACGATGAACAAGGAGCTGAAGATACCTCAAAGGACACAAAAGAGCAAGAGGAACTTGGAGCTGCAGGCATTGCAG ATGAAGCATTTCAGTCCTTAGATGAAGAGACATTGGAAGCAATGGCAAAACATGagactgaagaagaaaagatctTCCgaatgtttaaaaaacaagtaGCAGCTGAACCAGAGCAG ATTATTAGATactgcagaggaggagaaggtcCACTCTGGGTGTCAGGTGAAAACAGGCCTGAAGAAAAAGATATCCCAAATTGTGTATGTGGTGCCAAAAGGATATTTGAATTCCAG ATTATGCCACAGCTCCTGAATCACCTTCAGGTTGACAGCCTTGGAGAGAGCATCGACTGGGGAACGCTGGTGGTGTATACTTGTGCTGACAGCTGCGGTGGGGGAAACGAATACCTGGAAGAGTTCATATGGAAACAAGACTACTCCATGGGCTGTACTTTATGA